The sequence GCAGTCGCGCGGCCTGCGGGTCGGCAGCGCGCCGGACACGTTCCTGGGCGCGGGGTTGCAGTCGGCGGCCCGGGCTCTGGCCTCGGGGCTGATCGGCGAGCCGGTCAGCGTGGTCGCGGTGACGCAGGGACCGGGCCCGGAGAGCTGGCACCCGAGCCCGGAGTTCCTCTTCCAGTACGGTGGCGGGCCGCTGTTCGACATCGGTCCGTACTACCTGACCGCGCTGGTGGCGCTCTTCGGGCCGGTGGAGCGGGTCGCGGCGAGCGCGCGGCAGGCGCGTTCGCACCGGGTGATCGGTTCCGGGCCGAAGGCGGGCACCGAGTTCGCGGTGGAAGTGCCCACGCATGTGCACGCGTTGCTCGACTTCGCGTCGGGCCCGAGCACGTCGGCGACGTTCAGCTTCGACTCGTCGGTGCCGCGGCGGATGATCGAGATCACCGGCACCGAGGGCACGTTGTCGCTGCCGGACCCGAACACGTTCGAAGGGCCGCTCCAGGTGCGGGCGTTCGGCGACGAGGAGTGGCGGGACCTGCCGGTGGCGGGGACGACCGCGGGCCGCGGGATCGGCGTGCTGGACATGGCGCGCGGTATCCGGACCGGGGCGCCGCACCGTGCGTCGGGCGAACTGGCGCAGCACGTACTGGAGTTGATGGCCACGGTGACGGATTCCGCGGAGCGGCACGGCTTCGTGGAACTCGAATCCCGCGCTCCGGAGGTGGCGACGCTTCCGGAGGACTGGGACCCGGTGGCGGCGACGTTGACCTGACCTGCGTCGCCGCCACCGCGGCAAGCCCGGGGAACGGCCCCCCGGATGCCTGGTCGACCCACCCGTGGGGGGATGGGTCGGCCAGGTCTTTCGCGTTCGGGCGCCGGCGCGCGGTCGGGGGCGGTCAGCCGCCGTCCGGAGGCACGCTCAGGAAGCGGTCAGCGGGAGCGGTCAGCGGGAGCCGTCAGCGGGAGCGCTCAGGAATTGACGGTGCCGGTCGCGAGCAGGCCGATGATCACCACGCCGACCACCACCCGGTAGACCACGAAGGAGTTGAAGGAGTGCCGGGCGACGAACCTCAGCAGCCAGGCGATGGAGGCGTAGGCGACCACGAAGGAGACGAGGGTGCCGACGGCGAGCGCGGAGGTGCTGACGCCGCCGCTGGTGGCGTCCTTGAGTTCGTACAGTCCGGCACCGGTGAGCGCGGGCAGGCCGAGGAAGAACGACAGCCGGGTGGCGGCCATCCGGTCCAGGTCCCGGATCAGGGCGGTGGAGATCGTGGCGCCGGAGCGGGAGAAGCCGGGGAAGAGCAGCGCGAGGATCTGCGAGCAGCCGACGATCATCGCGTCCTTCATGGTGACCTGGTCCTCGCCGCGCTTGAACCGGGCCATCTGCTCGGCGGCCCACATCACCGCGCTGCCGAAGATCAGCGAGAACGCCACCACCCACAGGGAGCCGAGCGGCCCGTCGATGAGCGGTTTGGCGGCGAGCCCGACGATGACGATGGGGATGGTGGAGTAGATCACCCACCAGGTGAACTTGTAGTCGTGGTTGCCGCGCTCGCTGCGATGGGCCAGACCGCGCACCCAGGCGGTGACGAACCGCGCGATGTCCCGGAAGAAGTAGACGAAGACCGCCGCGATGGCGCCGACTTGGATCACCGCGGTGAAACCGACCACCGCGTCGTCGTCGACGGGGATGTTCATCAGGCCCTCAACCAGCTTGAGGTGGCCGGTGGAGGAGACCGGCAGGAACTCGGTCAGTCCTTCCACGATGCCGAGAATGGCGGCCTGGCCGAGGCCGATGGCGCTCATGGGTGGTTTCCGTCCCCTGGTCTTCTGGTCTTCGGTCTTCCGGAAGTGCGGACGGACCGGGCATACCCGTGGGATGCCCGGTCCGTCCCGAATCGACTACATTCGCGTAGACATCCGGTCAGACTCTAGAGGATCGGTGGCCGCTGTTCGACGTCGGGGCGGCACCGCCCACGGCGTACCGTACCGGAGGCCGGAGCCGTGATATGCCCGGTCACAGGCTGTTTTCCTGGGCGTCACCAGCGGTTCGGCCATTGGTCACCTTCCGTGCGACCAGGGGCCTTCGGTCCCGGCAATCGCGGGTTCTCAGCAGGCGCCCTCGTCCTGCCACACACCCCACTCGCCGGTGGTGCCGGGGGTCTCGCCGGTGGTCCACCACTTGGCGAGCCAGGTGTGGCCGTCGTAGGAGACCTTGTTGCCGCCGACGTAGACCGCGGAGGACGACCAGGCCGTGGCGGTGCAGCCGCCGCCGGTGCTGCCACCGGTGACGGTCAGCGTGTAGGCGGCGGTGTGGGTGGTGCTGCCGGCGGTGCCGGTGACGGTCAGGGTGTAGGTGCCCGCCTTCGCCGCGGTGGTGGTGGCCACCGACAGGGTGGCGCTGCCGCCGGCGGTGACGGAGCCGGGGCTGACCGACGCGGTGACGCCGGCCGGAGCGCCGCTGACGCTCAGCGCGACGGACTGCGCCGACCCGGCGGAGACCGCGGTGTTCACCGTGGAGGTCGCCGAGGAGCCGGCGGCGACGGAGCCGGCCGACGGGGTCAGCGCGACCGAGAAGTCGTTCGCGGGCGGCGGGGTGGTGCTGCCGCCGCCGCTGAACGGCTCGAAGGTGTGGCTGAACTGCCAGGTGCTCTGCGCGACGCCGGAGCAGGTGTCCGAGCCGCCCTGGCCGGGGCAGCCGCCGTTGTCGCGCTGGAGCGCCCAGAACGACAGGGTGTTGATGCCCTTGCCGACCGCCCAGTTGTAGACGGTGGTGGCGTTGTCGGTGGTGAAGGTCTCGGCGGCGCCGAAGTCGTCGATGCCGGGCATCTCGGTGATGCCGATCATCGCCCACAGGTCCGCGTCGCTCTTCGACGGGTACAACTGCGCGAGCTGGTCGTGCAGGCCCTGCGCGGCGGTCTCGGTGTCGGTGGCCATGTTGTGCGTGGCACCGTCGTAGTAGTCGAACGTCATCAGGTTCACGACGTCGAGCTTCACGCCGTTGGAGACGGCGTTCTGCAGCACCGACAGGCCGGAGCCGTCACCGGCGGTGCCGGTGGTCAGGCCCTGGGTGGTGGTCGGCAGGGTGTAGGAGAACTGCACGGTACGGCCGTTGCTCGCCGCCCAGTCCTGCACCATCTTGACGGCCTTGTTGCGGCGGTCGATACCGGCCGCCTTGGTCAGCGAGTTGTCCTCGGTGTCGAGGTCGATCCGGCTGACGTTGTAGGTGGTGATGACCTTCTCGTACGCGGCGGCGATGGAGCTGACGTCGGTGCAGCTGTCGGCGATCTCCGTGCCGCCGTCGTCGGCCGCGTAGCCGCCGAAGGACGGGATGACGTCGCCGCCGGCCGCCTGGATGGCGGCGATGTCGCTGCCGAAGCTGGAGGAGGCGATCGGCAGGGAGGTGTCGCCGTTCCAGTACGGCGTGCAGGAGCCGACCGAGGGCGTCTGGATGAACGCCATCGTCAGGTACTTGTTACCGGAGGCGGTGGCCAGCCCGGAGAGGCTGTCGCCGTTGTACGCCTCGAAGTACGGGGCGAAGACGTGGCTGGGCAGTGCGGTGGCGGCGGTGGCCTGCGGGGTGGCGGCGTGCGCGCCGCCGGCGCCGGTCAGCGCCAGGCCGGCCGCGGCGGCGGTGGCGGCGAGTCCGGTGAGCAGGGCGCGGAGTGGTCTGCGAACGGGTCCGGTCATGGACCGCGCTCCCTTCGATGTGGGGGTCCCAGCACAGCGGGCCATGCTGGTCTGGACCAATGCTGACCCATACTGTTTGGTCTGGACCACCCAACTGTCAAGAGCCCTTACAAATAATGCGGTTGACCGGTTCCGGCGCACCGCCGGTCGGCCGGCGCGGACCCCTGTACCGCGCCGACCGCCCCGCGTCCCGACCCGGGTGCCCCGCCCGCACCCCCGGCCGGACACCCGGCCCGGGCATGCCGGAGGCCGCCACCGCACCCGCGAGGGGAGCACGCGGTGGCGGCCCCGGACGGCTCACCTCAGTGCAGGCGGCCGAGCAAGGCGAGCGCGGGGACGAACCGGGCCGCGTCCACGGTGCCGACGCCGGTGGCCATGTCGTAGCCCTTCACCGCGGTGTAACCGGTGACGCCGTCGTAGGAGTTGTTCGTGCCGTCCTTGACGTCGACCACCCCGCCGAACCCTCCGGTGCCCTTGGCGAGGGCGTACAGCGCGGTGTGGATGTCGCCGATCCGGTGCCCGGCGACCTGGTCGGCGAGCGCCACGATGCCGGAGAAGAGCGGGCTGGCCTCGCTGGTGCCACCGTAGACGTCCCAGCCGACGGACGTCGGGTCGTAGCTGGAGTACACCCAGGCGCCGCCGTCGACCGCCGCGGACATCGAGATGTCCGGGGTGCCGCGCTGCGCGCCGACCACGTTCCGCACGCCGTTCTGGTACGACGGCCGGGCGAAGACGTGCGACTGGCCGCCGCCGCCGGCGCCGTAGTCGTTGTACACGCTCTCCGGCGCGGTGCGGTTGCCGGCGTCGTCCAGGTGGAGCTGGGTGCCGCCGATGGAGGTGACCAGCGGGTCGGAGGACGGCCAGGAGTTCACCTGGTACGGGTAGTTGGAGCTGCCGTCCTCGGTCGCGTCGGTGGCGCCGCCGTCGCCGGAGGAGCCGAGCACCGTCACGCCGCGCCGCGCCGCGTCCTTGAAGGCGTAGCGCAGGTTCTGGATGCTGGAGAAGTCGCCCTTGTCGAAGCCCGGGAAGGTGTTCTCGGTGGCCCCGAAGCTCTGGGTGATGACGTCGCCGACGCCCTGGTCGATCAGCGCCTTCTCGCCGTCCATCATCTCGGGCAGGCCGGTGACGCCCTCGGTCTCGGCGACGCCGGTCTCCAGCAGCACGATGTGCGCGGCCGGGGCGATCGCGTGCGCCATCTCCACGTCCAGCGTGGTCTCGCCGGCCCAGCCGGTGTGGTCGGGGTTGGTCGGGTCGAAGGGCGGCACGTCGCCCCACTTGACGACCTGCACCGTGGTGCTGGGCATCCCGAACTGCTTGCTGTAGACGTCCAGGTCGTGCTGGATCGTCGGTGAGCCGAAGGAGTCGACGATCACGATCGTCCGGCCCTTGCCCGTCACGCCCGCGCGGTAGAGCGGGTTGAGGTCGTACGCCTGCCGGTACTGCGTGGGGGTGTAGCAGTTGATACCCCACTCGGCCTGGCACTGGGCGATGGTCAGCGGGCTGCCCGCCCCCTTGACCAGCTCATGTCCGACGACGGCGGGCACCGGCTTCACCGCGGGCGCGGCGCGGCCGGCCGCCGCCGTCGCCGCACCGGTGAGCGGGGCCGCGATCAAGGCGGCGGCGGTCAGGGCGGTGGCTCCTGCCGCGGCGACCACGGCGCGCGGCCGCGGGCGAGGTGTGCGCATGGACTCTCCTTGTGTGGAGGGCTCTTCTGGCATGAGGTGCGGCCGTCACGGAGACGGCCGCGGTGGTCACACCGATAGATCATGCCCAGGACAAGGGAGTTCGCCGTTGGCCATCCGTCGTTTTACCCGAACGGCCGATAATTTTACGACGCCATGACCATGTCATGCCGACCCGACGCAACGTCAGACTCACTACTGCGCAGCCGTCACAGGAGTGCGCGGCCGGGAGCGTGCAGCAGCGCGCGGGCGGCGACCGCCCAGCCGCCACCAACGCCGATGCGCCGCCCGATCGCGGCCACCGACTCACCACGGACTCCGCGACGGAGCCGCCCCGCAGGGGCACCGTCAGGACACGATGTCCTTCGTACGGAACCCGCGGAACGCCAACGCGGTGAGCACCACCGCGTACGACACCGAGACCGAGGTGCCCTCGATCACGCCGGTCCACTCGGTGGCCGGCTGCATCGCGTCGAGCCATGCGAACTGCCAGTGCGCGGGCAGGATGTCGCGCCACCGGTGCAGCGCGGTCACCGCGTCCAGCACGTTGCCGACGATGGTCAGGCCGACCGCGCCGCCCACCGCGCCCAACGGCGCGTCGGTGACCGTGGACAGCCAGAACGCCAGCGCCGCCGTGACCAGCTGGCTGACGAAGATGTACCCGACCGCGATCGCCAGCCGCGCGACGGCGCTGCCGGCCGGCACCGCGCCCCCGGTGGGGAGTTCGAGGTCGCCCCAGCCGTAGGCCACCGTGCCCGCCACGAGCGCCACCAGCGGCAGCAGGACCAGCGCGACCGCGCTGAAGCCGAGCGCGACGGTGAGCTTGACCACGAGCAGCCGGGCTCGCGGCACGGGCGCGGCCAGCAGGTAGCGCAGGCTCGACCAGCCCGCCTCCGACGCGACCGTGTCACCGCAGAACAGCGCGACCGGCACCACCAGTACGAAGCCCGCCGACACGAACAGGCAGGTCGCCGCGAAGTTGGCGCCGGAGGAGGTGGCCGTGTCGATCAGCGTGGGACCGTTGGCGCCGTCGCTCGGGGTGCCGCCGATCGCGAACGCGGCCATCAGCACGAACGGCAGCAAAGCGAGCAGGGCGCCGACCACCAGCGTGCGGCGCCTGCGCAACTGCCGGCGGGTCTCCACCCGCAGCCGCAGCGTACGGCCGGGTCGGTAACCGGGCGCGGTGACGGCCCCGGAGACCGCGGGGTCGTCCGGCGGCTCCGGCAGGTCGGGCACGGGTGCGGCGGGCGCGGTGCTCATGCCGAACCTCCGATCAGGGTCAGGAAGGCGTCCTCCAGGCGGCGGTGCGGGCCGACCTGCGCCACCGGCACGCCGAGCCCGACCAGTTCGGCCACCAGCTCGACCGCCGTCGAGCCGTCCGCGATGACGACGAGCAGCCCGCCCTCGGCCGGCACGGCGGTGGCCACCGCGGGCAGGGCGGCCGCCTTGTCCACCAGGTCCGGCGCCAATTCGCCCGCCACGCCGACCAGTACGGTGTCGGTCGAGCCGACGATCTCCGCCACCGGGCCGGACGTGATCAGCCGCCCGCGGTCCATGACCACCAGATGCGTACAGGTCTGCTCGACCTCCGCCAGCAGGTGGCTGGAGACGATGACGGTCCGGCCGGTGGCGGCATAGCGGATCATCACCTCGCGCATCTCGCGGATCTGCGGCGGATCGAGGCCGTTGGTGGGTTCGTCCAGGATCAGCAGGTCCGGCAGCCCGAGCATGGCCTGCGCGATCGCCAGCCGCTGCCGCATGCCCTGGGAGTACGTCCGCACCGCGCGCTTGAGCGCGTCGCCGAGCCCGGCGATCTGCAACGCCTCGGCGAGATGGGCGTCTTCGGCCGGGCGGCCGGTCGCCTGCCAGTACAGGTCGAGGTTCTGACGGCCGGTCAGATGCGGCAGGAATCCGGCGCCCTCCACGAAGGCGCCGACCCGGGAGAGCACCGGCGCGCCCGGCCGCACCGCCTCCCCGAACACCCTGATCTCGCCCTCGTCCGGCCGGATCAGGCCCATCAGCATCCGCAACGTGGTGGTCTTCCCCGCGCCGTTCGGCCCGAGCAGGCCGAGCACCTGACCGGGCTCGACCTGGAAGGTCAACTCCCTTACCGCGTAACGGTCCGCGGACTTCGCGTACCGCTTGCTCAGCCCGCTGATTCGCAACGGGACCGCGGCCAGCGCCGGGTCGGCGGGGCGGGGGCGGACCCGGCGGCGGCCGGTGACCAGCAGCGCCACCGCGACCAGCACCGCGGCCGGCGGCAGCACCCAGGTCCACCACGGCAGCGCGTTCGCGTCGGCGCCCAGCGCGCTGTCGGTGGGGACCGTGACGGCGGAGCCGGCCAGCGCGACGGTGTAGGTCGCGGGCGCGGCGGGCGTCGCATAGCCGAGGTCGGTACTGGACAGCACCACGGCCAGCCGGTGCCCGGCCGCGAACTCGTGGTCGACTGCGGGGAGTTCGACCCGTACGGTGCGGCCCGACGGCGACCCGGTCACCCGTACCGGCGTGGCCAGGCCGGCCGGCAGGACCTGCTTGCCGTTCGGGCCGACGTCGTAGAGCTTCGCGAACAGCACGGCCTCGGGAGCGGTGGTGGACACCTTGACGGTGACGGTCGGGGCGCCGGTGAGGGTGGTGGCGTGGCGCAGGGGCGCGGACACGAAGCGGGCCGACTGGCCCGGGAAGTCGACGGCCACGCTCTGCCCCAGCTGGGCGAGTTGGGAGATCGCGCCCGATCCCGGCACCGAGGAGATCGCGGGCGGCGAGCCGCCGGCCGGGTTGGTGATCTGCTGCGGCGAGCCGGTCAGCGGTACGCGCCGGGCGGCGGTGCCGGCCAGGCCCGGGTAGCGGTCCGCGCTCGCGCCGCGCAGCACCACGCTGCCGTCGGTCGCGTTCAGGCCGCCGGTGCGGGTGACGCGGAAGGAGGGGCCGGTACTGACGCCCTTGTCGCCCTTGAGGTAGCGGTCGAACCACGCGGTGACCCGGCCGTTCACCCGGGAGTCCTCGGTGTTGCCGCCGTCGTGGCCGCCCGCGATCCAGTCGACGGACACCGGGGCGCCGTTCGCCTTGATCGCCTTGGCCATGGCGTCGGACTGGGAGAGCGTGAACAGCGAGTCGGTCTCGCCCTGCACGATCAGCGTGGGCACCTTGATCCGGTTGCTGACCGTGGCCGGGCTCAGCGCGGCGAGTTGCGCGCGGTCCGCGGCAGTGGCCTGACCGCTCGTGGCGACCCGCTTGTAGAGGTCGCAGATCGACGGCTCGAACCGGCCGCAGACCGGGTCGGCCGAGGCGCCGTCGGGCGGGGCGGCGCCGGCAGCGGGCGCGGAGCCGGTGGTGGACGTGGAGTTGGCAGGCGTGGAGCCGGTGGACGCTGCAGGGGCGTCCGAGGCGGCCGGGGCCGACCCGGACGCGCCCCCGGTGGCGGGAGCCGACCCGGACCCGCCGCCGGTGGGGGACGACCCGGACCCGTCGCCGGTGGGGGGCGACACCTGACCGGTCGTGGCGCCGGTGCCCGCCGGGGTGCCGCCGGAGAAGAGGATGCCGCTCCACATCTTCTTGTACACGCCGTCGGGCAGCAGCGCGTCCGCGAAGTCCCAGTACGTCTCGCGGGGCGCGATCGCGTCGATCCGCGGATCGTCGCCCGCCGCGAGCAGCGAGACCGCGCCGCCGTAGGAGATGCCGGAGACGCCGACCCGGGGGTCGCCGGGAGCGTCGAGCTGCACGTCGGGGCGGGTGGCGAGCCAGTCGACGAGCCGGCCGACGTCGGCGACCTCGCCGTCCTTCGCGTTGAGTCCGATCCGGCCGCCGGAGTCGCCGAAGCCGCGCGCGGACCAGGTCAGCACCGCGTAGCCGTGCTTCGCCAGCGCCTCGGCCTGGCCGCGCACGTCGTCCTTGGTGCCGCCAAAGCCGTGCGCGAGCAGCACCGCGGGCCGGCGCCGGGTGCCGCCGTCGGTGAAGTACGAGGTGTCCAGCCGCACTCCCCCGGCGCCGGTCAGCATCGCGTCCGTACGGTGCACCGACCCGCTCGCGCCGCCGGCCGTCGCCGTACCCGTGACGATGCCGCCCACCGCGACGACGGCGAACGCCCCCACCGCCGCGAACCACTTCCGCCCGCGCGGCCACCGTAGATCCATCCCCTGATCCTAGGCGGGGAGGCGCCGGGCTCCGTGACCGCCGGTCCGCTCACCGGAGATTCCCAGGAAACCGCCGGTCGCCGCGCCCGCCCGCCACCCGCACGCCCGGATCAGCGCGGCCGTCAGGGCGCGGCCGTCAGCTCGGCGATCGGCTCGGCGATCAGCTCAGCCGTCAGCGCAGCGACTCGGGAAGTGCCTCCCGGTGCACGATGCCCAGCCGCTGCGTCGCACGGGTCAGCGCGACGTAGAGGTCACTGGTCCCGAACCGTCCGGGCTCCACGACCAGGACGTGGTCGAACTCGAGCCCCTTCGCCTCGCGCGGGCCGAGCAGCACCACGGACCGGGCGAGGTCGGGTTCCCCGCCTGCCTCGACCCCGTCGAGCCGGGCCGCGATCTCCTCGTGCAGCGCACGCGGGGCGATCACCGCGAGCCGCCCCTCCTCGGGCGTGAACTCGGCGACAGCCCGCGCCACCGCGCCCGCCAGATCCGCACCGGACTCCCGCGTCCACGGCCGCTCACCGGTGGACCGCACCGACCCGGGCGGCTCGAACGACGGGTCCTGGGCCCGTACCACCCGCGCGGCCAGCTCCATGATCTCCGCGGGCGTGCGGTAGTTGACCCCCAGCCGTACATGCGCGAACCGGTCACCGACATACGGCTCCAGGATCTTCTGCCACGATCCGACACCCGCCTCTTCCGAGGTCTGCACCGGATCGCCGACCAGGGTCAGCGAGCGGGTCGGCGACCGGCGCATCAGCAACCGCCATGCCATCGGGGAGAGTTCCTGCGCCTCGTCGACGATGATGTGCCCGAAGGCCCAGGTCCGGT comes from Streptomyces sp. NBC_00448 and encodes:
- a CDS encoding chitinase, whose protein sequence is MTGPVRRPLRALLTGLAATAAAAGLALTGAGGAHAATPQATAATALPSHVFAPYFEAYNGDSLSGLATASGNKYLTMAFIQTPSVGSCTPYWNGDTSLPIASSSFGSDIAAIQAAGGDVIPSFGGYAADDGGTEIADSCTDVSSIAAAYEKVITTYNVSRIDLDTEDNSLTKAAGIDRRNKAVKMVQDWAASNGRTVQFSYTLPTTTQGLTTGTAGDGSGLSVLQNAVSNGVKLDVVNLMTFDYYDGATHNMATDTETAAQGLHDQLAQLYPSKSDADLWAMIGITEMPGIDDFGAAETFTTDNATTVYNWAVGKGINTLSFWALQRDNGGCPGQGGSDTCSGVAQSTWQFSHTFEPFSGGGSTTPPPANDFSVALTPSAGSVAAGSSATSTVNTAVSAGSAQSVALSVSGAPAGVTASVSPGSVTAGGSATLSVATTTAAKAGTYTLTVTGTAGSTTHTAAYTLTVTGGSTGGGCTATAWSSSAVYVGGNKVSYDGHTWLAKWWTTGETPGTTGEWGVWQDEGAC
- a CDS encoding S53 family peptidase, whose product is MRTPRPRPRAVVAAAGATALTAAALIAAPLTGAATAAAGRAAPAVKPVPAVVGHELVKGAGSPLTIAQCQAEWGINCYTPTQYRQAYDLNPLYRAGVTGKGRTIVIVDSFGSPTIQHDLDVYSKQFGMPSTTVQVVKWGDVPPFDPTNPDHTGWAGETTLDVEMAHAIAPAAHIVLLETGVAETEGVTGLPEMMDGEKALIDQGVGDVITQSFGATENTFPGFDKGDFSSIQNLRYAFKDAARRGVTVLGSSGDGGATDATEDGSSNYPYQVNSWPSSDPLVTSIGGTQLHLDDAGNRTAPESVYNDYGAGGGGQSHVFARPSYQNGVRNVVGAQRGTPDISMSAAVDGGAWVYSSYDPTSVGWDVYGGTSEASPLFSGIVALADQVAGHRIGDIHTALYALAKGTGGFGGVVDVKDGTNNSYDGVTGYTAVKGYDMATGVGTVDAARFVPALALLGRLH
- a CDS encoding undecaprenyl-diphosphate phosphatase, giving the protein MSAIGLGQAAILGIVEGLTEFLPVSSTGHLKLVEGLMNIPVDDDAVVGFTAVIQVGAIAAVFVYFFRDIARFVTAWVRGLAHRSERGNHDYKFTWWVIYSTIPIVIVGLAAKPLIDGPLGSLWVVAFSLIFGSAVMWAAEQMARFKRGEDQVTMKDAMIVGCSQILALLFPGFSRSGATISTALIRDLDRMAATRLSFFLGLPALTGAGLYELKDATSGGVSTSALAVGTLVSFVVAYASIAWLLRFVARHSFNSFVVYRVVVGVVIIGLLATGTVNS
- a CDS encoding Gfo/Idh/MocA family protein, whose translation is MTSGSGSGPVGVALVGAGVISTQYLTALSTFPDVRVLSVADLDVDRARVQAEAHGVPHAGDVASALAIPEVEIVINLTIPAAHAEIASAALEAGKHVYGEKPLALAPSDGAKILAQAQSRGLRVGSAPDTFLGAGLQSAARALASGLIGEPVSVVAVTQGPGPESWHPSPEFLFQYGGGPLFDIGPYYLTALVALFGPVERVAASARQARSHRVIGSGPKAGTEFAVEVPTHVHALLDFASGPSTSATFSFDSSVPRRMIEITGTEGTLSLPDPNTFEGPLQVRAFGDEEWRDLPVAGTTAGRGIGVLDMARGIRTGAPHRASGELAQHVLELMATVTDSAERHGFVELESRAPEVATLPEDWDPVAATLT
- a CDS encoding alpha/beta fold hydrolase, whose protein sequence is MDLRWPRGRKWFAAVGAFAVVAVGGIVTGTATAGGASGSVHRTDAMLTGAGGVRLDTSYFTDGGTRRRPAVLLAHGFGGTKDDVRGQAEALAKHGYAVLTWSARGFGDSGGRIGLNAKDGEVADVGRLVDWLATRPDVQLDAPGDPRVGVSGISYGGAVSLLAAGDDPRIDAIAPRETYWDFADALLPDGVYKKMWSGILFSGGTPAGTGATTGQVSPPTGDGSGSSPTGGGSGSAPATGGASGSAPAASDAPAASTGSTPANSTSTTGSAPAAGAAPPDGASADPVCGRFEPSICDLYKRVATSGQATAADRAQLAALSPATVSNRIKVPTLIVQGETDSLFTLSQSDAMAKAIKANGAPVSVDWIAGGHDGGNTEDSRVNGRVTAWFDRYLKGDKGVSTGPSFRVTRTGGLNATDGSVVLRGASADRYPGLAGTAARRVPLTGSPQQITNPAGGSPPAISSVPGSGAISQLAQLGQSVAVDFPGQSARFVSAPLRHATTLTGAPTVTVKVSTTAPEAVLFAKLYDVGPNGKQVLPAGLATPVRVTGSPSGRTVRVELPAVDHEFAAGHRLAVVLSSTDLGYATPAAPATYTVALAGSAVTVPTDSALGADANALPWWTWVLPPAAVLVAVALLVTGRRRVRPRPADPALAAVPLRISGLSKRYAKSADRYAVRELTFQVEPGQVLGLLGPNGAGKTTTLRMLMGLIRPDEGEIRVFGEAVRPGAPVLSRVGAFVEGAGFLPHLTGRQNLDLYWQATGRPAEDAHLAEALQIAGLGDALKRAVRTYSQGMRQRLAIAQAMLGLPDLLILDEPTNGLDPPQIREMREVMIRYAATGRTVIVSSHLLAEVEQTCTHLVVMDRGRLITSGPVAEIVGSTDTVLVGVAGELAPDLVDKAAALPAVATAVPAEGGLLVVIADGSTAVELVAELVGLGVPVAQVGPHRRLEDAFLTLIGGSA
- a CDS encoding ABC transporter permease, with amino-acid sequence MSTAPAAPVPDLPEPPDDPAVSGAVTAPGYRPGRTLRLRVETRRQLRRRRTLVVGALLALLPFVLMAAFAIGGTPSDGANGPTLIDTATSSGANFAATCLFVSAGFVLVVPVALFCGDTVASEAGWSSLRYLLAAPVPRARLLVVKLTVALGFSAVALVLLPLVALVAGTVAYGWGDLELPTGGAVPAGSAVARLAIAVGYIFVSQLVTAALAFWLSTVTDAPLGAVGGAVGLTIVGNVLDAVTALHRWRDILPAHWQFAWLDAMQPATEWTGVIEGTSVSVSYAVVLTALAFRGFRTKDIVS